Below is a genomic region from Cydia strobilella chromosome 1, ilCydStro3.1, whole genome shotgun sequence.
GCAGCTTATTATGGGTCAGCCGGTCATGGCCGAGACCTATGACCAGgtaatatatacaattatacatctaTATTATATTCGTTTTAATAATTCTATTGTTCTTTTTCTTCTCcttcttatttttaaaagtgtGTGGGATAACGTGAAATTGATGGATCAATACCTACATTTTCTCGCTAATGATGAGTATACTGAGAGTTTTTCAACTGATTGACGTAAAAGGGATGATAATGGTTTTTGAAAGTACTTGTGTACCTATGTATGATACATTACGCACAGGGATTGTCATACCAAATTAAAATTTGTCTCGATTTTGTGAGTGACTGGCCATAATATTATGTAATCAGTTttaagtaaaaacgggactccgctctttgtcggtccgtctgtcaccgtgatagctagacagttaaaattttcacagatgatgtacttctgttgccgctataacaacaaatactaaaaacaaaataaaataatatatgtggggctcccatacaacaaacgtgatttttttgccgttttttgtgtaatggtacggaacccttcgtgcgcgagtccgactcgctttggccggtttttttaactcccgacgcaaaaagaggggtgttatgtGTTTGACGCCAATGCCTGTCTGTGGCATCGGAGCCCTCCAACGGAtgaaccgatttcgatgcgatttttttacgtgaaagcgagtttccttgcggtggttcttagctattATGTTAGTTAGATAGAAATCGATCccgcagtttgaagagtatcagctcttttccaaaatgatgtaaggcatttttggcataaaatgcatgtttttttgttgccatataatagcgtaagcgatttattttattttatttaatagtaaaGTATTAAATTACCTCTCTCCCTTAGTGTTTCAAACAGTTATTTTTTACTCTGTGGTTGATATGTTGCTGTTATATGTTGGTATACTTTGGTTTGTGTCTTATACAAGTGTCTtgtgtagtatgtatgtatgtttatgtaTGTCTATTTGTATTTTCTTATATGCtcctatgtatgtttatttactttaattgtGTTGTGTGTATGAAAGTAGGCTTCATTACGTTTTTGCAACACCCTACTCTTTTTGATTAATTGTTTTGTTTCCGCTACCCAAAtattgtctggaagagatcgctttttagcgataagaccgcctgttgtatGCCTCTatcattaattatttgtttttctttaagctgtatcttttactgaggtgtgctaataaagagtattatattatatctatctatctatttatatGCAAAAGTACACAACTGCCTACTTAATGAGACATAATATTTCAGGTGACGATATACTTTAGCGACATCATCGGCTTCACGAAACTGTCCGCAGAATCCACGCCCCTGGAGGTCGTCGACCTTCTCAACGATTTGTACACGATGTTCGACTCCATTATTGAAAACTTTGACGTCTATAAGGTTAGTGACAAGCTGATATAAATGGCAATATTGAGCTTAACACCTAGACGATGATAACATTTAAAGACATTAAAATTCTACCACGGATGAGATTATAAGAATTGGTAAAATTTACAGATCTAACAATACCCTCCTGACAATTTCCCCTAATTTCTTAAAGACGAACGACAAATAACGAGAAgttttacttttacaaaaataccattttatcGGCATCTAGACAGTACACGATAAAATCCGGTCATACATGATCTGGTACATCTTTTTTGCACATATTCAAgcagttcttttattttaataatctgtaattatagtataattaatattaatacaatcATATAACAAGTCCATGGGCTTGTGTGAGTTTTGGCGAATATATTCCATCATACCTTAAATTTGTTGTCCAgtgttttttgataatcttcactGTCAAAAAATAAGTTTGAGTTGGTCTCACGAGTTCAATTTATCTTTCAAGTGGTATTCGACATTCGACGTATATTTAGGTACGTTTACCTACCTAAAACCCGATTTCAGTGCGACACCTAAACAGTCGAGCGCAGTTTATTAAAAGAAGCATTAATCATGGAAACggcataaatattttcaaattggTACAACCtccgccaattttttttttactctactaTATACTGCACTAgcggggtttgaacccacgatttaTGACCACCACACACACATGAAAGGTTAATATCTAggttttttcatttgtttaacCAGGTAGAGACCATTGGTGACGCATATATGGTGGTGTCAGGTCTGCCCATGCGCAACGGTAACCGGCACGCGGCGGAGATCGCGCGCATGTCGCTTGCGCTGCTGAATGGAGTGGCGTGCAAGACTGTGCCCCACCGGCCTGGGGAGCGGCTGCTATTGAGGATTGGAATGCATACAGGTTTGACGATTCTTATCATTGGCGAATAAATCACGGGTGACGAACACATAGCGGTATCGGACCTGCCTATGCGCGCGAGTCGCAAAATATGTGGTTGTGTATTTTTTGTAGTTTGTTTTCGGTTTTCTAAATCAATACATTACTTAGAAAAATAACAAGATTTTCAAATCATGAACACAAAACTAACGACGAATATACAAATAGAATGTTTTTACAGGACCATGTGTGGCTGGCGTGGTGGGACTGAAGATGCCGCGCTACTGCCTTTTCGGGGACACCGTGAACACCGCCTCGAGGATGGAGTCTCACGGCGAGGCGCTTAAGATACACGTCAGTCCCAAGACCAAAGAAGTTCTAGACTTGTACGATTGCTTCGACTTGGAGTGCAGAGGAGAAATCACGATGAAGGTATTATATTAGTTCTTTATAAACTTCATCAACATGTTAGTATATTAAAGGTTTCAATATATAGCTAGCACGTTTTACAATCATGACGTATACACTGTTACAGGGTAAAGGAAAAATGACGACTTACTGGTTGCTCGGCGATAAAAAATCCGAAAATCCTCAAATTCATAGTTATGATGATTTAAACGGGAGTGAAAATACTGCAAACAACCCTAGCATAACATTCCAAGGACCTGACAGCCCTGCAGCCCACTCGGTCAAACATCGTCAACAGAGTCctgaatataaaagtaatgaTCAAAAAACTCAAGATTCTCATAAACAAACACCTCTCGAATTACTATATGAACGAGACCGTATTAAGCATGAAATTGCAACATTTGTAGCAAAAGATCTGATCAACAACATTGATATAGCCGTGAAGGAGTTCAGAAAATCTCAAAGCGCAAATTTTGCAGCAATGATGGCTGTCCAAAGTAAAACAGTTTGTAATGGAAACGACAGAGGCCTAATCACACCCACTTATGACAAGGAACTTGTCATTAGCAAAGGTAAGGTGCGAGATGTCGTCAACCGATTCAACAAGAGTGTAGGCAACGATACTAAGATCGGTAAACCGAAATCGATTAAAGCTGAAGACTGaattgcatgaaataaagcaacgCCTAATTCCCTTGCCCGGTCCAaaaccgttttttttaataaggaaAGTTTAAAACTAGTATTAAGAGTTTAGACAATGATTCTATTTAAACGTTACCAGAGTATTTTGTGCCAAGCACATTCCATAGTCTAGTCATTGTTGAATAAGCAATAGCCTCCGGTGAGATTAGAAAAATACATTAGTTAAACGGTTGCTCTTTTGTTATCTTtcataatatatctttatttataatgaataCCACATTACATTTTAAACGGCATGCGGCCAGAAtcattccgaattttagaaaaaaaataaaaaaaataaatgttagtaGTTTTAGAAAACACACGGTATTTAACTATAACTTGTAATGAAATTTAGGTTAAGGAATCAATCGCAAAAACGATTTATCAGAAAGATGTAGTGAGAAAAAATATGTgtgaataagaaaacattagaACTGTATTATACACTTAGACCCTATAGTGTTTTTACTGACCTTTTATACCTCTGTATCTTCCTTAACCCCGACTAATACTGTCTAGGAGAGTTAGTGGTTGGAGAAATgaagtattttatatttcactGAAGATTCTGGATATAGAATCTTG
It encodes:
- the LOC134755844 gene encoding atrial natriuretic peptide receptor 2-like; translation: MSLVPPGGADSPSPRRAVSPLLESRRPHCTLACDYCAAVLEDKFKRCAEMRNRGTSPLSVSPRQSLTGEPPWTVPEDDRPDFLALKENIHRINKDCETSTRLDMLLTQVEQYANNLEALVEERTSDYLEEKRKCEELLYQLLPKSVASQLIMGQPVMAETYDQVTIYFSDIIGFTKLSAESTPLEVVDLLNDLYTMFDSIIENFDVYKVETIGDAYMVVSGLPMRNGNRHAAEIARMSLALLNGVACKTVPHRPGERLLLRIGMHTGPCVAGVVGLKMPRYCLFGDTVNTASRMESHGEALKIHVSPKTKEVLDLYDCFDLECRGEITMKGKGKMTTYWLLGDKKSENPQIHSYDDLNGSENTANNPSITFQGPDSPAAHSVKHRQQSPEYKSNDQKTQDSHKQTPLELLYERDRIKHEIATFVAKDLINNIDIAVKEFRKSQSANFAAMMAVQSKTVCNGNDRGLITPTYDKELVISKGKVRDVVNRFNKSVGNDTKIGKPKSIKAED